The stretch of DNA GAGTTTTCTATAAACAGTTTGGTTTAACATTAGCAGTTGCAATTGTATTATCAGCAGTTAATGCATTAACGCTTTCGCCTGCTTTATGTGCCATCTTCTTAAAAGAGCATGATAAAGACAAAAAACATAAAGGATTTTTAGATCGTTTCTACAGTGCATTTAATACTGCATTTGATGCTACAACTCGTAAATATCAAAAATCGGTTCAATTTTTTATTAATAAAAAATGGTTAGCCTTTTTAAGTATTGCTGTATTTGCAGGGTTGTTTGTTTGGTTAATGAACATTACACCAAAGGCGTTTGTACCTAGTGAAGATACTGGTGGAATTATGTCTGATGTGTCATTGCCGCCAGGAAGTTCTTTAGAAAGAACGGAGGAAGTATTATTACAGATAGAAAAAGCTGTTCAAGATATTCCAGAAGTTGATAAAATTTTGCGTATTTCTGGTAGAAGTTTAATCAGTGGTACAGGTAGTAATTACGGTATGATTATCGTACGATTAAAACCATGGGCAGATAGACCAGATACAAATCAACATATTGATGCCGTTGTTCAAGAACTTTTTAAAAGAACTAGTGCTGTAAAAGATGCTAAAGTAATTTATTTTGCGAGACCTACTTTAACAGGTTTTGGATTTAGTAGTGGATTTGAAGTTCAGTTACAAGATCAAAAGGTGGAACTATTCAAGAGTTAAATGAAGTATCTGGAAAGTTTTTAGGAGCCTTAAATAATCGCCCTGAAATTCAATATGCGGCAACTTCTTTCTCACCAAATTTCCCACAATATGAGATTGAATTGAATGTTCCGTTAATCAAAAAATCTGGATTAACAGTAAATGATGTTTTAGGAACAATGCAAGGATATTATGGTGGAGTTTACGCTTCAAACTTTAACAAGTTTGGTAAACAATATCGTGTAATGTATCAATCGGAACCTGAGTTTAGAAATAACCCAGAGTCTTTAAATAAAGTAATGGTTCGTAATAGTAGTGGTACTATGGCGCCAATATCACAATATGTAACGCTTAAAAAAGTGTTTGGTCCACAAAGTATTTCACGTTTCAACTTGTTTACGTCAGTAAAAATTTCTGGTGCACCTGCTCCCGGATATAGTACAGGTGAAGCAATTACTGCTATGGAACAAGTTGCAAAAGAAACTTTGCCTTTTGGTTATGGGTATGAATATTCTGGAATGACACGTGAAGAGAAAAGCGCAGGCGGACAAACAGTGTTTATTTTTATGTTATGTTTAGTGTTTGTATATTTCTTATTATCAGCACAATATGAAAGTTATATATTGCCATTTGCTGTATTATTATCGTTACCAGTTGGTTTAGCGGGTTCCTATATTTTCGCAAACATTTTCAATGTGAGTAATAATATTTACTTACAAATTACACTCATCATGTTAATTGGTTTATTAGCTAAAAATGCCATTTTAATTGTGGAATTTGCTGCAGAAGCTAGACGAAAAGGTTTAAGTATAACTCAAGCGGCAGTACAAGGTGCGGTAGCGCGTTTACGACCTATTTTAATGACTTCTTTTGCTTTTATTTTAGGATTGTTGCCGTTAATGTTAGCTAAAGGAGCTGGAGCAACTGGTAACCAGGCAATTGGAACAGGAGCAATTGGCGGAATGTTAATAGGAACTGTTATTGGAATTTTAATTATTCCAGTTCTATTTGTGGTGTTCCAATATTTACAAGAAAAAGTGAGTAGCAAACCTGCAATCGAAGAAGTTAATCACTAATGCAAATAAAAATGAAAAACAGAAAAATTAAAATAGGATTTTTGGTTGTATTAGTTTCACTAACATTACAATCGTGTTTTGTAGCTAAAGATTATAAGGAACCAAAATTAGAAACCGAGAATTTATATAGAACAGAAGCAATTTTAGATAGTACATCTATCGGAATGATTTCTTGGAAAGAATTATTCACTGATGCTCAGTTACAGAGTTATATTGAAGAAGGAATTCAAAATAATTTAGATCTTCAAATTGCCATTCAAAACATGGTTGCTGCTGAAGCTACAATGAAACAAGGAAAGGCAGGATATTTACCAAATATAGGATTAAATGCTACTTGGACACATCAAGAAACATCCGCTAATAGCCAATTTGGTCGTTTATTTAGTAGTATCGATCAATACGAATTGTCTTCTAAATTAAGTTGGGAGGCTGATATTTGGGGAAAAATTAGAAGTAATAAGCGCGCAACATTAGCTAGTTATTTGCAAACTGAAGCAGCTACTAGAGCGGTTCAATCTGATTTAATTGCAAGAATAGCATCGCTTTATTATCAAATGTTAGCTACCGAAGAACAAATTAAAGTAGTAAAGCAAACCTTGGAAAATCGTGTTCAAAGTGTTGAAGTAATTTCAGCTTTAAAAAAATCGGGAAGTGTAAATGAAGTAGCGGTGAAACAAACCGAAGCACAAAAATGGGCTACAGAAATTACGTTGAAAGATTTAGAATACAATTTAAAAGTAATGGAAAATTCTTTCAATTTATTGCTAAATAAAAAACCTGGAACAATTGTTAAAACAAGTTTTAAAGATCAAAATATTTCAGCAGATATTAAAACAGGTGTACCTGCTTTATTATTGAGTAACAGACCAGATGTTGTAGCAGCAGAAATGGGTTTTAGAAATACCTTTGAGTTAGCTAATGTTGCAAGAAGTAATTTTTATCCAGCATTAACCATTACTGCAACAGGTGGATTCCAAAGTTTAGAATTAAAAAATTGGCTTTCGGCTAATTCTATTTTTGCAAATGTAATTACAGGTATTACACAACCAATTTTTAATCAACGTCAAAATAAAACACGATTAGAAGTTGCTAAAGCAAATCAGCAAAAAGCTTATTTAAATTATGAGAAAACACTTCTAACAGCCGGAAAAGAAGTTTCAGATGCATTAGCGAGTTATCAAAACGAAACAGATAAATTAGTTTTAAGAGAGCAACAATTAAACGCGTTAAAAAATGCTGCTAGTTATTCGGATGAGTTATTAAAATATGGTATGGTTAATTATTTAGAAGTGTTAACAGCAAAAGATAATGCTTTAAATACAGAACTAAACTTTATTAACAATAAATTTAATCAATTAAATGCTGTTATTACACTATATAAAGCATTAGGAGGCGGAAGCCAATAATTAAAATATTGCCCTACTCATTTGTAGGGCTTTTTTTGTTATGGAAGAATCAAAAAGAAAATTTATAGTAAACGAAGCGCTAAGCTATTTTTTAAAATATGGCGTTAAAAGTTTTACAATGGATGATATAGCAGAAAAGTTATGTGTGTCTAAGAAAACTTTGTATGCTTTGTTTACAAATAAAGAAACTTTGCTTTTTGAAACAGTAGATGAGCTTTGGAAAAACTTTTTAGTTGAGGTTCAAGTCATAAATGAAGTAGAAGAATTAAATCCGTTACAAAAAATAATCAAGATTTATACTTTTTCAATTAGGACGATAAAGTCAATCGATCCTGTTTTTATTCAAAGTTTACAGAAATATCAAAATAAAGTTATGAAAAGTTTTCTTTCAAACAGAGAACATTTCAGTAAAGGAATTATCAAACCTTTATTAATTGAAGCGCAGGAAAAAGGATTTATAGAAGCCAATTTAGACATCGACTTCTTTATTGAAGTAAATTTTGAAAATGTAGATAAACGTATTTGGTACGAAAAAATTATCAGCCAACATTCGGAAACCGAAATAGTAAACTATTTAATTACATATCGCTTAAAAGGAATAGCAACAAATCCCAATTTAGTATTACTTACCACGTTTTAAAAGGATGTTTGCTTAAATAAGAATTGTAATATTTTACATCTTCAGTTACTTCTGTTCCTAGCCAATTAGGTTTTTCAAAAGTTTCATCTTCAGTTTGTAATTCAATTTCGGCTAAAACTAAACCTTCATTTTCGCCATAAAACACATCAACTTCGTAAATATGAGTTCCCACAATTACATCGTAACGAATTTTATCAATAACTCCCGTTTCGCAAAGTTGTAATAGCTTTTCTGCTTCTTCAATAGCAATTTCCTTTTCCCATTCATAACGAGAAAATCCTTCGCTCTTTCCTTTTATGGTTAAATAACCATTTTCGCCCTTTATTCGAACTCTAACCGTTCTTTCAGGGTGAGATGATAAATAACCTTGCACAATTCTGTTACTACGACTAAAATCGTCTAAAAACGAATTGTTGTTAACTAAAAATTTGCGTTCAATTTCAATCATAAAAGATGTTTTCTCAAAAATACTTTATTTATTTTAGTTTTTTTAAACAAAGCGAAGCTTTGTATTCTTTTACGCAAAATAGTTTGAAAAAGCTCTGAAAACAGGAGCAAAGCAACGCAGAGTTTTTCAAACGATTTTAATCGAAGATTAAAAATTTCTCGTAAAAGTGTCCTTTCTTTTGATTCGTTTTCTTTGGACAAGCAAAGAAAATGAATAGTTAAAATAATAGCTTCTAATTTTTATTTTGAGTGAGATTTGCAAAATTGATAATTAATAATAAACTAATTTTGTTACATGCTTCAGGAAGAAAAACATAGAAAAATTATTCATGTAGATATGGATGCATTCTATGCATCTGTAGAACAAATGGATAATCCTGAACTCAAAGGAAAACCTTTAGCTGTTGGCGGAAGCGAAGTTCGTGGCGTAGTTTCGGCAGCGAGTTACGAAGCACGAAAATTTGGTGTAAAAAGCGCCATGAGTGCTGTTCAGGCAAAACGTTTATGTCCCGAATTAATTTTTGTGAGACCAAGGTTTGATCGTTATAAAGAAATTTCGAAAAAAATTAGAAAAATATTTTTAGAATATACTGATTTGGTTGAACCACTTTCTTTAGACGAAGCTTATTTAGATGTTACTGAAAATAAAAAGAACTTGCAAAGCGCTACTTTAATTGCTCAAGAAATTAGAAAACGTATTTACGATGAGGTTGGTTTAACAGCTTCTGCAGGAATTTCAGTGAATAAATTTGTGGCAAAAGTAGCTTCTGATTATAATAAACCAAATGGTCAAAAAACAGTAAATCCTGATGAAGTTGAAGATTTTTTGGAGAAACTCGACGTAAAAAATTCTATGGTGTAGGTAAAGTTACCGCTGAAAAAATGTACCAATTAGGAATTTTTACGGGTTACGATTTAAAACAAAAGTCATTGGAGTTTTTAGAGAAACATTTTAGTAACAGCGGACAGTATTATTACCAAATTTCTCGCGGAATTCATAAAAGTCAGGTTAAGCCAAATAGAACTTTGAAATCGGTTGGAGCTGAACGCACTTTCTTTGAAAACTTAACTTCCGAAGTGTTTTTAGAAGAGAAAATAATCAGTATTGCAAATGAACTTGAAAAGCGTTTACAAAAAAGTAAAGTCGCAGGAAAAACCATTACGTTAAAGTTAAAATATTCCGATTTTACTTTACAAACTCGCAGTAAAACTTTGCCTTATTTTGTTGCTGATAAAAATTTGATTATCGATGTTGGAAAAGAATTGTTATATCAAGAGCGATTGAAAAATTCGGTTCGATTACTTGGACTTTCATTACATAATTTGAATACCGAATCTAAAAAAGAAAAAGAGCCACCACAAAAAAGTATATCCGTTCAATTAAAATTTGACTTTAAAGAATAAAAAAACCAGCTGAAAGCTGGTTTTTTTTATGTATAAAAAGAATGAATCATTCAATTTCCGAAATACGTAAAGTATTTACCATACCTTTTTTCATAATTGGCATTGCTGCAAGATTTACAACCATATCGCCTTTTAGTAGGTAACCTTTTTCTTCACAAATTTTATTTAAATCATCAATAGTATCATCTGTACTTACAAATTTATCGTAGTAAAATGCGCGAACTCCCCATAATAGGTTTAATTGCGTTAAGATATATTTATTTGATGTAAATACTAAAATGTGTGATTTTGGTCTCCAAGCAGAAATTTGGAATGCAGTATAACCACTATTTGTTAATGTAGTAATTGCTTTTGCATTAATATCATCGGCCATAATTGCGGCATGATAACAAATAGATTTTGTTACAAAACGTTTGGTTCTAATGTGCGGAGCGTTTAACGGAACTTTAATTAATGGAGAGTGTTCAACACTTTCGATAATTCTAGTCATTGTTTCAATTACTTGAACTGGATAGTTTCCTACAGAAGTTTCTCCAGAAAGCATAACAGCATCAGCACCATCCATAACCGAGTTTGCAACGTCGTTTACTTCAGCTCTTGTAGGAGTTAAGCTTGTAATCATTGTTTCCATCATTTGAGTAGCAACAATTACAGGAATACGTGCAGTTTTAGCGCGGTTAATTAATTTTTTCTGAATTAATGGAACTTCTTCAGCAGGAACTTCCACTCCTAAATCTCCACGAGCAACCATTAAACCGTCGCAAAAAGCAACAATTTTATCGATGTTTTCAACCGCTTCTGGTTTCTCAATTTTAGCAATAATTGGAATTTTATGATCTGAATGTTTCGAGATTAAATCTTGTAAATCTGCTAAATCTTCTGGAGTTCTAACAAACGAAAGTGCAATCCAGTCAACTTTATTCTCAATAGCAAAAATAGCATCACGAATATCTTTTTCTGTTAAGGCCGGTAACGATACTTTTGTGTTTGGTAAGTTTACTCCTTTTTTAGATTTTAAAGGTCCACCTTGTAATACAACAGCTTCTACTTCAGTGTTTTTGTCTGTTTTTACAACTTCAAATATTAGTTTACCGTCGTCTAATAAAATATGTTCTCCAGCATTTACATCTCTTGGGAACTCTTTGTAATTCATGTAAACTCTTTCCGCAGTTCCTAATACATCTTCAGCAGTTGTAAATGTAATTTTATCGCCTTTGTTTACCACAACATCTTCCTTCATTACGCCTACGCGTAATTTTGGACCTTGTAAATCGGCTAAAATTGAAGTAGTGTATCCAAATTCTTCGTTTAATTCTCTAATATATGCGATTCTAGTTTTAACATCTTCATAATCAGCATGAGAAAAATTAATTCGAAATACATTTACACCAGCGTCAATCATTGCTTTCATGATGCTTTTCTCATTACTAGCAGGGCCTAAAGTGGCAACAATTTTAGTTTTTTTGTTTGTTGGCATTACTTTTAAAAAATTAAATTGTTTTTAGATTTTAGTTTGTTTTGTTCTATTTTGTAAACCAATGAAACATTGGTTATTTCGTTTAGTTTTTTTAAGATAATTTCTGGCTCAAAATAATCATCTGTATTATCTATTTTCAAGATATAATCTGCAGTTTTAAATTCAGGAATCAAGCTCATTGTTGCATTAACATCATCAAATAAACCTAAATTACTGTTTTTAGAAATATAATTACTTTTATTACTTACTAAATGCCAGCATAAATCTTGCAATTCATCATCAAAAATAAAATGTTCGAAAATTGATTTACCGTCTTTTGACTTTAATTCGACATCAAAATCGTTTTTAGTAAGTTTTATTTCTAGTACTTTATTGATTAAATAAGCAAGTCTATAATCTTCTAAATTTGAATGAATTGCAATAAGTTCGTAATCTGAACTTAATAAGTCGTCGATTAGAATTTTATGAATTGCCATTTTTACACACAAATTTGTTCAAATATAGTATTAATTAGCTACAAAATTGATAAAATATTCATAAAACAGCCTTATTTTTTAACGAAAACGTTATAGCTACCCTAAAAAAATTATTTTTTCTCAATTTGAGCTTGTAATGCAAAATATGCTCTTTGAGAAGCTTTTTCTTCAGCTTTCTTTTTTGAAGTAGCTCGAGCTCGAGCAATAACTTTTTGGTCAATATGAAGTTTTACACCAAAATATTTTTGTTCTTCGGTTCCATTATCTTCAAAAGTTTCAAATTGAAAAGTTTTTTTCTCTTTTTGACACCACTCAATAATCAAACTTTTATAACTGATGACTTTTCCTTCAAGTTTAGGAATATCAACATAAGGTTTAATTACTCTATTTTGAATAAATTTTTCACAAAAAAGAAAACCTTTATCAAGATAAATAGCACCAATTAATGCTTCAAAAATATTTCCGTGTATATTTTCGCCAAAATGTTGCGGGTTAACTTTACTTTCAACAAGATCGATGAGTCTTAAATCGCGTCCTAATTCGTTTAAATGTTCTCTACTCACAATTTTTGAACGCATTTTTGTTAAATAACCTTCATCTCCAGTTGGAACTTCATTGTATAAATGTGCTGCAATTACACTTCCCAGCATAGAATCTCCTAAAAATTCTAAACGTTCATAATTAAACGGATTTCCTTTTTCGTCAGTCTTATTTGTAGAGCGATGTGTAAAAGCGTTTTTGTAGAATTTTAAATCAGAAGGTTTAAATCCTAGTATTTTGTAGATTTTTTCAAAAAAAATCCCGTCTTCTGGGGAACGGGAATTTTTTGATATTTTACTAAGTAATCTGCGCATGCTTATATATTACCCTTCGTATTTTTTGAATAACATACATGCATTGTGTCCTCCAAAACCAAAAGTATTACTCATAGCAACTTTAACTTCTCTTTTTTGAGCTTTGTTTAAAGTTAAGTTTAACGAAGGATCAATGTTTTCGTCAACAACGCTGTGGTTAATAGTTGGTGGAACAATACCATGTTGAATTGCTAAAATAGATGCAATTGCTTCAATAGCACCAGCTGCTCCTAAAAGGTGGCCTGTCATCGACTTAGTTGAATTTATGTTTAAGCTTTTGGCGTGATCACCAAAAACAGCACTAATTGCTTTTAATTCTGCAACATCTCCAAGAGGTGTTGAAGTTCCGTGAGTATTGATGTGGTCTACATCTTCAGGATTCATACCTGCATCGCGTAAACAATTTTTCATTACTGCAATAACACCAATTCCTTCTGGATGTGGAGCAGTTAAGTGATAAGCATCTGATGATAAACCTCCGCCGCCTACTTCACAATAAATTTTAGCACCACGCGCTTTCGCATGTTCGTATTCTTCTAATACAAGAGCTCCTGCTCCTTCACCAAGTACAAATCCATCTCTTGTTGCATCAAATGGTCTAGATGCCGTTTCCGGACTGTCGTTGCGTGTAGATAAAGCTTGCATAGAATTAAATCCTCCCATACCTGCAATAGTTACAGCGGCTTCAGAACCACCAGAAACTACTACGTCGCACATACCTAAACGAATGTAATTGAAAGCGTCTACTAATGCGTTCGCAGATGAAGCACAAGCAGATACAGTTGTATAATTTGGTCCCATATAACCATTTCTCATAGAAATGTGTCCAGGAGCAATATCAGCAATCATTTTTGGGATAAAGAATGGATTAAAACGAGGAGTTCCATCTCCAGCTGCATAATTCATTACTTCATCTTGGAAAGTTTGTAAACCTCCAATACCAGCACCCCATATAACACCAACTCTGTATTTGTCTACATTTTCTAATGTAATACCAGCGTCTTTAATTGCTTCATCACTTGCAACAATTGCATATTGAGCAAATTTATCTAAGCGTCTTACTTCTTTTTTATCGATAAAATCTTCGATATTTAAGTTTTTTACTTCGCAAGCAAACTTAGTTTTATGCTTTTCGGTATCATAATATGTTATGGGTGCAGCACCGCTTTTCCCGTTAATTAAACCTTCCCAGTATTCTTGAAGATTATTACCAATAGGGGTTAAGGCTCCAAGCCCAGTTACTACTACACGCTTTAGTTGCATAGAATTGATTTTAGTGTTATATAAAAAAACCCATAGTGCTTTTAATAAAAACTAAAAGAAACAATGGGTATTACATATGATTTATTTCTAATGATTGTAATACAATCAATGTTTTTTACAAATCTAAGTAAAAGATTGTAAACTAATGTAATAAAATTAGAACACCCGTCAATCCATAGATAACGGGTGTTTAATATTATTTCTTAGCTTCTTCGATGTAAGAAATAGCTTGACCAACAGTAGCAATGTTTTCTGCTTGATCATCTGGAATTTGAATATCGAATTCTTTTTCGAACTCCATGATTAGCTCAACAGTGTCTAATGAATCAGCTCCTAAATCGTTTGTGAAGCTTGCTTCAGCTACAACTTCGTTTTCGTCAACACCTAATTTGTCTACGATAATCGCTTTTACTCTTGATGCAATGTCTGACATAATCTTTAATTTTTAATTTAATTTGTTGGCAAAAATAAAAAACTTTATTTTAAAACAACATTTTTGTGATTAAATGTGACTACGAATTTAAAAAAAATAATTCACAAAGACTCTTTTTTTCTATTTTTTACCAAATATTATTCTTTTTTTTGCGTAATGAAAATCATTGTAAAAGCTGAATTTTACTAATATGAACGGCGAATTCACTTCGTCTTAACGGTAAAAAAATAAATAATGAAAAAAATAATTTTATTTGCTTCTGGAAATGGCACTAACGTCGAAAATATTATAAAATATTTCCAAAATTCTGGTCAGGGAACTGTAAGCGCCGTTTTTGTAAACAATCCAAATGCAAAAGTTATTACGAGAGCAAAGGATAATAATGTCGATGTTGTTTTGTTTGATAAACAACAATTAACTGAAGGTTCTGTATTAGAAAAAATAAATAAAATTACACCAGATTTAATAGTTTTAGCTGGTTTTTTGTGGATGTTTCCAAGTGCTATTATAAAACAGTATCCAAATAAAGTTATCAACATTCATCCTGCATTGTTGCCAAAATATGGTGGAAAAGGCATGTATGGTAAATTTGTTCATGAAGCAGTTTTAAACAATAAAGAAACCGAAACAGGGATTACAATTCATTATGTAAATGAACATTATGATGAAGGTGAATTTATTTTTCAAAAAGCAGTGAATATTGAAGATTGCACAACTCCAGAAGAAATTGCTCAGAAAGTTCATTTGTTAGAACATGAGTTTTTTCCAGAAGTAATTTCAGAAATTTTAAATTCTAAAGCTTAAGTTTTGTCGTACGAAGTTCACATATATACAGATGGTGCATCTAAAGGGAATCCAGGTCCTGGTGGTTATGGTGTTGTTATGGAAATGGTGGGAACTCCTTATAAAAAAGAATTTTTTGAAGGTTTCCGATTGTCGACTAATAATAGGATGGAGTTATTAGCCGTAATTGTAGGTTTGGAAAAATTAAAAAAACCAAAAACGAAAGTTTTAGTAATTTCCGATTCAAAATATGTCGTGGATGCGGTGGAAAAGCGATGGGTGTTTCAGTGGGAAAAAATCAATTTCAAAGCTAAGAAAAATCCCGATTTGTGGATGCGATTCTTAAAAGTGTACCGCAAACACCAAGTCGACTTTCAATGGATTAAAGGACACAATAATCATCCTCAAAACGAACGCTGCGATGCATTAGCTGTTATGGCATCGCAACAAGAAAAGTTATCTGTAGACGAGTTTTATGAGAGAGAAGAAAAAGGAGTGTAATTAGTTAAATTAATTTTTTTTCACAAATTCTTTGGGGCTTATGCCAGTTTGTTTTTTAAATATTTCGGCAAAGTAAGAATGGCTTTCAAAGTTCAATTCGTCAGCAATTTCACTTATTGTATATTTTTTTAGCACAAGCATTCTTTTACTTTCTAAAATAATTCTTTTCCTAATAGTTTCAGTTACAGTTTGATTTAAAACTTCTTTACAAACTCTGTTCAGGTGTTTTAAACTAATATTTAATTTTGAAGCATAAAATGAGGGTGATTTTTCGTTTTTGAAGTGCATTTCCAATATGTTTTCAAATTGCTCTATTCTGTTTTGATATGAAGAACTTAAGTGTGTTTCTGTAAAACGATACTTTCTTGCTAATTCAATTAAAAGCATATCTAATAGAAGTGTAATTTTATCTTTTTTGTATAAATTTTGAGCTTTGTTTTCTTCTAAAATTTGCTGAAAATAGTTGCTTATTGTTTTAATTTCTTCTGTTTCTAATTTAATTTCGGGATTACTTTTTGTTGAATTAAAAAAAGAATAATGGTCAACTCTTTTTTTAGCAAAATGTAAATTATAAAATTCGCTAGTATAAAATAAAATGTAACCTTCAATATCAGATGAGAGTTTCCAACTATGAATTTGTCCTGGTTGTAG from Flavobacterium haoranii encodes:
- a CDS encoding AraC family transcriptional regulator, with the translated sequence MKNHPIYEINKFNYNTLIEDVFINTFKTHLLTNSFIEKSHSHNFYLLVLFTEGSGKHTIDFKTYKIKPGAFFLLQPGQIHSWKLSSDIEGYILFYTSEFYNLHFAKKRVDHYSFFNSTKSNPEIKLETEEIKTISNYFQQILEENKAQNLYKKDKITLLLDMLLIELARKYRFTETHLSSSYQNRIEQFENILEMHFKNEKSPSFYASKLNISLKHLNRVCKEVLNQTVTETIRKRIILESKRMLVLKKYTISEIADELNFESHSYFAEIFKKQTGISPKEFVKKN
- the purN gene encoding phosphoribosylglycinamide formyltransferase, giving the protein MKKIILFASGNGTNVENIIKYFQNSGQGTVSAVFVNNPNAKVITRAKDNNVDVVLFDKQQLTEGSVLEKINKITPDLIVLAGFLWMFPSAIIKQYPNKVINIHPALLPKYGGKGMYGKFVHEAVLNNKETETGITIHYVNEHYDEGEFIFQKAVNIEDCTTPEEIAQKVHLLEHEFFPEVISEILNSKA
- a CDS encoding CYTH domain-containing protein translates to MIEIERKFLVNNNSFLDDFSRSNRIVQGYLSSHPERTVRVRIKGENGYLTIKGKSEGFSRYEWEKEIAIEEAEKLLQLCETGVIDKIRYDVIVGTHIYEVDVFYGENEGLVLAEIELQTEDETFEKPNWLGTEVTEDVKYYNSYLSKHPFKTW
- a CDS encoding efflux transporter outer membrane subunit, with translation MKNRKIKIGFLVVLVSLTLQSCFVAKDYKEPKLETENLYRTEAILDSTSIGMISWKELFTDAQLQSYIEEGIQNNLDLQIAIQNMVAAEATMKQGKAGYLPNIGLNATWTHQETSANSQFGRLFSSIDQYELSSKLSWEADIWGKIRSNKRATLASYLQTEAATRAVQSDLIARIASLYYQMLATEEQIKVVKQTLENRVQSVEVISALKKSGSVNEVAVKQTEAQKWATEITLKDLEYNLKVMENSFNLLLNKKPGTIVKTSFKDQNISADIKTGVPALLLSNRPDVVAAEMGFRNTFELANVARSNFYPALTITATGGFQSLELKNWLSANSIFANVITGITQPIFNQRQNKTRLEVAKANQQKAYLNYEKTLLTAGKEVSDALASYQNETDKLVLREQQLNALKNAASYSDELLKYGMVNYLEVLTAKDNALNTELNFINNKFNQLNAVITLYKALGGGSQ
- the pyk gene encoding pyruvate kinase, whose translation is MPTNKKTKIVATLGPASNEKSIMKAMIDAGVNVFRINFSHADYEDVKTRIAYIRELNEEFGYTTSILADLQGPKLRVGVMKEDVVVNKGDKITFTTAEDVLGTAERVYMNYKEFPRDVNAGEHILLDDGKLIFEVVKTDKNTEVEAVVLQGGPLKSKKGVNLPNTKVSLPALTEKDIRDAIFAIENKVDWIALSFVRTPEDLADLQDLISKHSDHKIPIIAKIEKPEAVENIDKIVAFCDGLMVARGDLGVEVPAEEVPLIQKKLINRAKTARIPVIVATQMMETMITSLTPTRAEVNDVANSVMDGADAVMLSGETSVGNYPVQVIETMTRIIESVEHSPLIKVPLNAPHIRTKRFVTKSICYHAAIMADDINAKAITTLTNSGYTAFQISAWRPKSHILVFTSNKYILTQLNLLWGVRAFYYDKFVSTDDTIDDLNKICEEKGYLLKGDMVVNLAAMPIMKKGMVNTLRISEIE
- the rnhA gene encoding ribonuclease HI, yielding MSYEVHIYTDGASKGNPGPGGYGVVMEMVGTPYKKEFFEGFRLSTNNRMELLAVIVGLEKLKKPKTKVLVISDSKYVVDAVEKRWVFQWEKINFKAKKNPDLWMRFLKVYRKHQVDFQWIKGHNNHPQNERCDALAVMASQQEKLSVDEFYEREEKGV
- a CDS encoding acyl carrier protein, producing the protein MSDIASRVKAIIVDKLGVDENEVVAEASFTNDLGADSLDTVELIMEFEKEFDIQIPDDQAENIATVGQAISYIEEAKK
- the fabF gene encoding beta-ketoacyl-ACP synthase II, whose translation is MQLKRVVVTGLGALTPIGNNLQEYWEGLINGKSGAAPITYYDTEKHKTKFACEVKNLNIEDFIDKKEVRRLDKFAQYAIVASDEAIKDAGITLENVDKYRVGVIWGAGIGGLQTFQDEVMNYAAGDGTPRFNPFFIPKMIADIAPGHISMRNGYMGPNYTTVSACASSANALVDAFNYIRLGMCDVVVSGGSEAAVTIAGMGGFNSMQALSTRNDSPETASRPFDATRDGFVLGEGAGALVLEEYEHAKARGAKIYCEVGGGGLSSDAYHLTAPHPEGIGVIAVMKNCLRDAGMNPEDVDHINTHGTSTPLGDVAELKAISAVFGDHAKSLNINSTKSMTGHLLGAAGAIEAIASILAIQHGIVPPTINHSVVDENIDPSLNLTLNKAQKREVKVAMSNTFGFGGHNACMLFKKYEG
- the rnc gene encoding ribonuclease III, with protein sequence MRRLLSKISKNSRSPEDGIFFEKIYKILGFKPSDLKFYKNAFTHRSTNKTDEKGNPFNYERLEFLGDSMLGSVIAAHLYNEVPTGDEGYLTKMRSKIVSREHLNELGRDLRLIDLVESKVNPQHFGENIHGNIFEALIGAIYLDKGFLFCEKFIQNRVIKPYVDIPKLEGKVISYKSLIIEWCQKEKKTFQFETFEDNGTEEQKYFGVKLHIDQKVIARARATSKKKAEEKASQRAYFALQAQIEKK
- a CDS encoding TetR/AcrR family transcriptional regulator — its product is MEESKRKFIVNEALSYFLKYGVKSFTMDDIAEKLCVSKKTLYALFTNKETLLFETVDELWKNFLVEVQVINEVEELNPLQKIIKIYTFSIRTIKSIDPVFIQSLQKYQNKVMKSFLSNREHFSKGIIKPLLIEAQEKGFIEANLDIDFFIEVNFENVDKRIWYEKIISQHSETEIVNYLITYRLKGIATNPNLVLLTTF
- a CDS encoding IPExxxVDY family protein; this encodes MAIHKILIDDLLSSDYELIAIHSNLEDYRLAYLINKVLEIKLTKNDFDVELKSKDGKSIFEHFIFDDELQDLCWHLVSNKSNYISKNSNLGLFDDVNATMSLIPEFKTADYILKIDNTDDYFEPEIILKKLNEITNVSLVYKIEQNKLKSKNNLIF